A part of Setaria viridis chromosome 8, Setaria_viridis_v4.0, whole genome shotgun sequence genomic DNA contains:
- the LOC117833559 gene encoding IQ domain-containing protein IQM3: MEVEAAPPPLGLDSTDPPRFQSDKLESPSPPVEGSAGGSGEDGAATKLQKAYRGYRTRRKLADSAVVVEELWWQALDFARLSHSTVSFFDEPKPETAASRWNRVSLNASKVGQGLSRDGKALKLAFQHWIEAIDPRHRYGHNLHFYYDVWCQSQAGQPFFYWLDVGEGKELDLPECPRAKLRKQCIKYLGPQERENYEYIINEGKIIHKQSGEPLDTSQGPKGTKWIFVMSTAKRLYAGKKERGVFQHSSFLAGGTTIAAGRFTAENGIIKSIWAYSGHYKPSAENLSNFMNFLEENGVDLKEVEVRSSTKEDYNEDPVPDGSQNLTAEFMGSVPPEVISSPNMTEGDEGENAPAEQAKPTYQRTLSGGLQSPRATGILQKAILERMKSKGESKSYQLGHRLSLKWSTGAGPRIGCVKDYPMELRMQALEMVDLSPRASTPSASRRLPSCLSPTKATSPTSPLATMQASLPQLS; the protein is encoded by the exons atggaggtggaggcggcgccgcctccgctgggGTTGGATTCTACGGATCCTCCAAGGTTTCAGTCGGACAAACTGGAatctccgtcgccgccggtggagggaagcgccggcgggagcggcgaGGATGGCGCCGCGACGAAGCTGCAGAAGGCTTACCGTGGCTACCGGACACGCCGGAAGCTCGCCGactccgccgtcgtcgtcgaggagcTCTG GTGGCAGGCGCTGGACTTCGCGCGCCTCAGCCACAGCACCGTCTCCTTCTTCGACGAACCCAAGCCGGAGACAGCCGCCTCGCGCTGGAACCGGGTCAGCCTCAATGCATCCAAG GTGGGTCAGGGTTTATCCAGAGACGGCAAGGCTCTCAAGCTGGCTTTCCAGCACTGGATCGAGGCT ATCGACCCGCGGCATAGATATGGGCACAACCTGCACTTCTACTACGATGTCTGGTGTCAAAGCCAGGCCGGCCAGCCCTTCTTCTACTG GCTTGATGTTGGAGAAGGAAAGGAGCTAGACCTTCCAGAGTGTCCAAGAGCAAAGCTGAGGAAGCAATGCATTAAGTATCTTGGTCCG CAAGAGCGTGAGAACTATGAATACATCATTAATGAGGGAAAGATTATACACAAACAGTCTGGAGAACCACTTGATACAAGCCAAGGTCCTAAAGGGACTAAATGGATTTTTGTTATGAGCACAGCAAAAAGACTGTATGCTGGGAAG AAAGAGAGAGGTGTATTCCAGCATTCCAGCTTTTTAGCAGGAGGCACTACTATAGCTGCTGGAAGATTTACAGCGGAAAATGGAATTATCAAG TCCATCTGGGCCTATAGTGGTCACTACAAACCAAGCGCAGAGAACCTAAGCAATTTCATGAACTTCCTTGAAGAGAATGGAGTTGATCTCAAAGAAGTTGAG GTGCGTTCATCCACCAAAGAAGACTACAATGAAGATCCGGTGCCTGATGGTTCACAGAACCTTACTGCTGAATTCATGGGTTCAGTTCCTCCAGAAGTGATTTCCTCTCCAAACATGACAGAAGGCGATGAAGGCGAGAACGCTCCTGCAGAACAAGCCAAACCAACCTACCAAAGAACCTTGTCTGGTGGCCTTCAAAGTCCCAGAGCCACTGGCATCCTGCAGAAGGCGATTCTTGAGAGGATGAAGTCCAAGGGTGAGTCCAAGTCCTATCAGCTTGGCCACAGGCTGTCCCTGAAATGGAGCACTGGGGCTGGTCCAAGAATTGGATGTGTCAAGGACTACCCAATGGAGCTCAGAATGCAGGCTCTGGAAATGGTGGACTTGTCACCAAGGGCATCAACACCATCGGCTTCAAGGAGGCTACCTTCGTGCTTGTCCCCGACAAAAGCAACCTCACCAACATCGCCGCTCGCTACGATGCAGGCCTCCCTGCCTCAGCTAAGTTAG
- the LOC117833560 gene encoding uncharacterized protein, producing MARLGALLPLALAAVVLLLAVAVDAATPAARPPKAQGPKDPQPPRNEKPKPKPMKVKCKDRKLYPYCYGKPMECPAECSQSCYADCNSCKSVCVCSVPGACGDPRFIGGDGNAFYFHGRRDADFCVVSDRDLHINAHFIGKRGADGMSRDFTWIQAIAVLFDGHRLYVGARKTAAWDDDVDRMELALDGVPVSLPQEVDATWTSSAVPMLSITRTKAANGVLVVLDGKFKIRANAVPITEEESRVHRYGVTTDDCLAHLDLAFKFDTLTGDVHGVVGQTYRSDYVNGFDVKASMPTMGGESNFATSSLFAPDCAVARYHAPAGHRGDGVAMA from the exons ATGGCTAGGCTGGGGGCATTGCTTCCTTTGGCCCTCGCGGCTGTCGTCCtcctgctcgccgtcgccgtggaCGCCGCCACGCCTGCCGCCAGGCCACCCAAGGCCCAGGGGCCGAAAGACCCGCAGCCACCGCGGAACGAGAAGCCCAAGCCGAAGCCGATGAAGGTCAAGTGCAAGGACCGCAAGCTCTACCCTTACTGCTATGGTAAACCCATGGAGTGCCCCGCCGAGTGTTCCCAGTCGTGCTACGCCGACTGCAACTCCTGCAAATCCGTCTGCG TGTGCAGCGTTCCGGGGGCCTGCGGCGACCCGCGGTtcatcggcggcgacggcaacgcCTTCTACTTCCACGGCCGGAGGGACGCCGACTTCTGCGTCGTCTCCGACCGGGACCTCCACATCAACGCCCACTTCATCGGCAAGCGCGGCGCCGACGGCATGTCTCGGGACTTCACCTGGATCCAGGCCATCGCCGTGCTCTTCGACGGCCACCGCCTCTACGTCGGCGCCCGGAAGACCGCCGCCTGGGACGACGACGTCGACCGCATGGAGCTCGCCCTCGACGGCGTGCCCGTGAGCCTCCCGCAGGAGGTGGACGCGACATGGACGTCCAGCGCCGTGCCGATGCTGTCGATCACCCGCACCAAGGCGGCCAACGGCGTGCTCGTCGTGCTCGACGGCAAGTTCAAGATAAGGGCCAACGCCGTGCCCATCACCGAGGAGGAGTCGAGGGTGCACCGGTACGGCGTCACCACCGACGACTGCCTCGCGCACCTCGACCTGGCCTTCAAGTTCGACACGCTCACCGGCGACGTGCACGGCGTGGTCGGCCAGACCTACCGCTCCGACTACGTGAACGGGTTCGATGTCAAGGCATCCATGCCCACCATGGGAGGGGAGAGCAACTTCGCCACGTCCAGCCTCTTCGCGCCCGACTGCGCCGTGGCGCGTTATCACGCACCAGCTGGTCACCGTGGTGATGGCGTTGCAATGGCGTGA